The genomic stretch AGATCTCGCCCTTCTCATTGCCCAAGCCTGACTTTTCCTCTCTTGGCCTCCAGCCCCATCCGACTGCCCCTCAGCACCCCTCACCCAGGCTCTGTCCCTGTGCAGGAGCGGCGATGGAGGCCAAGTCCGCCCGTGACCAGAGCCAACGTGTGGCAGACCTTTATGCAGCCGCgttggctgctgcctgcagcgtCCCCCTGGCGAGGAACAGCAGCCGGGAAGCCAAGAAGCAGGTCAGGCCAGCTCTCTTCGCAGGGCACGGACAGGTAccctggaggcagcagccctTTGCAGGAGAATCTCTTTTTTCAGCAGTGGAATGCAGAGCTGGGGTCCTCCAGGTTTGCTGTCCAAGATTTGCAGTCCAAGAGCTGAGCTTCAGGAGTTTAAGGACTCCTGAGTCTATTAAATACTCACACGTAGGGTCTGActggggaatgggctaaagaAATAGGCAATGCAGAGAAGACATGAAGAATTCTTAAATGTCTGTGATACGAACTGGAGGAAATCTGAGGGTGAATGAAATTGaccaagaggaaaaacaagaaataggTTTACATTTGGTCATTACACTGAACTCAGAGTCAACagggaggaaagcagaggaagctTACCTTGCTCATTTCAGCTCAGGGGCTGTGCATCAAAGCCATGCTGGTTCATGGCAGGTGAGCATCCCTGCGTGAAAGCAGGCATCACCACGAGAGCAGAGGCCTTCTTCTGTTAATCTGCTGCTGGTACGAAACTTGTTAGGTCTGTGTAGTGCTTCATGTGCCCGGGGTGCCTAAcaggctgctttctgcaggttGCTCGGAGGGTAGCTGAGAAGCTTATGGAGGGAGAGAACCAGCAGCTCGGGAGACTGCTGGGAAGGCTGGAGCACCCAGGCTGCTCCTTGAACGTCCTCAAGGTAAGAGCTCTGTCCGTTTTTCTGTCTGTCCGTAGAGGTGCCCGGTGTGCATCTCTCCCCTCTGCCTCGCAGATCCTCTACGCCGCCTGCCATGCCAGCCCGAGCCTGTGCCAGCACCTGGGGAGGAGCCAGCAAGTGTGGGGTTCCCTCGTGCAGCTCTCGAAGGGCAAGGTAGGACTGACTGCAGCCTCCGTGCCGGGGGGGAGTGCAGGCAACCAGGACCTGTTCCTCTGGGTGCTGCTTGGACCAGGCTGGGGGATGCGTGGAGGAAAGAGCCTGGGGGAGAGAGTAGGTGCCATCTTCCTCCCAGGGCCCAGAAacatcccctcctcccctccgaGCCCTGCTGTTCCCCTGTGACTCCGGCTCCCTTGGCAGGTCCCCATGGCAGAGGTCGCCCGGGGGGTGGCCTGTGAGGCTTCCCTGTacctgctggccctgctcacCCGGCAGCCCCAGGCCTCCCCTCCCAGGTAAGCACCCGCTTTCACCCGTGGGTGGGGTAAAGATGCTCCCTGCCCCAGACAACCCTATCCTGCCCCGAGCTGGGCTTCTGTTCCCGCTGGCCCCTCAGATCCTGAcggccagcaggcagctgggccGTGTGCGTGGGTGCTGGGGACGCGGTAGGGACCCAGCATGGCCGAGgaagctctgtgctgcagggctcGCTCCCCTCCCACAAGGTggctccttcccagccctgagggtgtttgggtgctgctgccctggggggcGTGGAGCCCTGGGAACATGGTGCTGTGAGGAGGGCTCAGCTGCCAAAGGCTTTCCCCTGGTCCCTGCGTTTCAGGCTTGAGGAGGTGGTTTCCCTGGCCGTGGATCTCCTCAGCCAGTCTCCTGTCGCGTCCCGTGTGGTAAGTCTGTGTCTGTGTGCCACAGAGTCCCGCGGAGCCCCACGTCCCGTTTGGGTCCTCCTGGTGTCACCCAGTGCGGGGTGGGGAAGGTGCCCTCTGGCTGTCCTCGCCCTGGGCTGAGGAGCTGAGTGGACAGGAGGGGTCCCAAAGGTGCTGATCTCTGCCCGCTCCTACAGGGTGCTGCAGCGTTCCTCCTGATGCAGCTCAGCCAGCGCGGCGTGGACGCGGTGCTTAGGGGTGAAGAGGTCCTACCAGCCGTGACAAATGCCCTGACGGCGCCTGCCGAGGtatgggatggggacagaggagcagaggggccATGCTCTTACCCCAGCACGGGCAAAGATGGGTTCGGAAGGGTGCGGgtctggtgctgctgccctcagacccagcacccagctccagcctgtCCCACGCGCTCTCTtacagctgcagctccccccgCCAATGGGTGCCGGTCTCTACGATGGGctcattttcctcctgctgaAGCTGCTCGCCCAGGTACCAGCCTGCCCTTCTCCCTCTGCCTGGTCCCCTGCTGGCGCCGTGTCCATCCTCGTGAccatggggctggcaggggcacGGACCAGAttcctggggagcagcagggcagcccctcAACGCCCACCTCCCCGTCCGCAGGAGGATACGGCCGTGGAGCAGGGCTTTGCTGCCTCAGAGCTGTGGAGCGTGGTGTGGCACAGCGTGGCTGCGGTGCTTCGCGTGGGCAGCGCCGGGGCAGCGCCGGAGGGAGATGCTCCGGGGGCAGATCACCCCATGGCAGAGCCAGACTGGAACCTCCTCTCCCCTCAAGGTAGGAACTGCGGGGTGAGCAGGGCGTCTGCCCTGGGCCCTGCTCCACGTTCTGCCCTCAAGCTTGCCTCTGTCCCCATCAGCATCTGACCCCTGGGGCCAGAGGGGCTCAGGGGTGTTTCTTGAGGATTGCTGTCTGTGCCACGGAGTGAGGGTTGGCTGCAGCACAAGCAGGCAGAAGAGAGGAGGTTTTTCCACCTTCGTTTTGACGCTGTTGCGCTGTTTCCTCTGCAGGCACACTGCTCTTCCTCAGCCTGGCCCTCTTCGTCTTCACTCGCGAGTCCCACCGGTGCGTGCCTCAGCTTACCCGGTCCCACGGTGTCCTCATGGTGACGCTGAGGAGGCTGCTGTCCCCTGGCTTCCTGGCATGCCTGGCACAGACGTGAGTTGGGAGGGCTGGAGAGGGCTGAGATGTTCCTGAcctggcacttgcagggcacAGTTCCCCAGCAGAGCACTTAGATCCTGGGAATGCTCTCTGcctctgattttcttctctcattgCCTCTGTGTTAAGCCCAGTCTCTCTCAACAATTCAGGCAAGCAGGAGAGGATGGGGACACGGAACTCGTCCCAGCCGTGGTGATCCAGGCctgccagctgctctgtttCCCTTTTGCCCTGGATGTGGATGGAGACACCTTAGCCTTGGTCACGGAAGCAGTGAGAGACTCCCAGCTCCCcgcccagctgctgcaggtacCCCCCGGCCCTGTGGTTCTCTCCATGCTCTGCAGCCATCTCCCTGCACTGCAGCCCCACCGTCTCTCACCTCCTGGCACTGCCGATCCCTGCCCACACAGGGCAGCTCTCGGGTGCCCCGCAGCCCTCAGAGCAGCCTGGCTGGCCGCCGAGCTCCGCGCTGACCCGCCGGcagacctcagctgctctctggCCCACGTGCAAGGACGAGGCGCTCAGCATTGCTGCGTCTCCTTTCTCCTCAGGTCTGCTGTCACCATCTGCCGCTCTCAGACGCTGAGCTCCCCGTCAGCCTCTTGTGCCACCTCGTTGTGTCCGACGAGCAGGTCATAGCTCAGATAGTACGGGTGGCTGCTGCCTCGGAGCACATCCTTGCCTTCTTGACGGCCGTCCTGTTCTCAGACAGCCTCCCGCTCATAACCGACCTCCTGGCTCTCTTGACTCACGTGGCCCGGGTCTCCCCAGAGCACCTGCCCTTTCTCCAGAGGATCCTGGGGGGCTCGGACACGTCCCAGCAGCCGCTGACCCGCTTGCTTGGCCACCGAGAACACCCGATACGTGCCAagacctgcagcctgctgggcaacctgctccgACACGGCCACGGCTTCCCTCAGGCGCTGCAGAGCCAGCCGGGCTTGCTGGAGGGCCTGCTGGCGTGCCTGGCAGACCGGGACGAGCACGTGCGCAGGGCAGCCAGCTTCGCGGTGGGCAATGCCGCGTACCACCCGTCCTCCCCAGCCCGCGTCCTGCGCAGGGCCGTGCCCGGGCTGACGCGGCTGCTGCGTGACCCGCACGCCAAGACGCGCCGCCACGCCGCCTcggccctgggcaacctgtgccggcgctgggcagagctgggggaccTGCTGGTGGAGAGCGAGACCCCCCGCGTCCTGCTGGACGTGGCCTGCTGGGACCCCCAGGCCAGCGTGCGGGAGGGAGCCCTGGTGGCGCTGcgggctggcagccagcacccaggggtACAGCAGGTACCTGctgccccgccgcctcccctccTGTGGGACCGCTGGTGGCACCGAGGGGACGGGGGGACGCGGCTGGGCCGGCCGCTGACTTGTGCGCTTCTGtgccctgcaggtgctgctgtccctgggggCCGGTGAGAAGCTGGCTGCGCTGGCCGGCAGCGACTCGGCTGGTGGCAGCCCCTGTCCTTCTTCTGCACGGCACCGCCAGAAGCTCGTCCGCCTCCTGGCACCCTTGCACGGCACCTGAGGGCGCGGTGGCACCCCGGAGGTCACCCTGAGGGCCGCAGCCCGGGGCGCCCCGCCGGCAGGACGGCAGGAACACTTCTCCCTCCAGCCCTGACCCTCGGTGAAACCTCACCTGCCCCGAGGGGAAGCTGCCCGGCCCCCTGGCCGTCCCCGGACCCGCAGCCGGGGCGCAGCGCCGGGGGCCGGGTGTGGACGCGCTGTGCCACGGTgaccctggggggggggggggggggggggccagcgCTCCTCGCCGGGACGGTGCCAGGGGGGCGCCGCGTGGCCGCCCTGCACGCCCCGCACCCCGTGTGACTGGGGGGGGCTCCTCCCGGGtggaggttttttttattattttagggaaaaaaagttcCTGGAAGCCCCCGGCCTTATAAGCGCCTCCCCCCCCCGCAGGGCCCTGCggtccccgccgcccccctccgGCCCTCCCCGCCGCCAGGGGGCGCTGCGGGGAGAGGCGCGGCCGCGCGGGGCATGCCGGGAGTTGTAGTCCGCCGGCCTGGCTCCCGCCGCGGCCTACCGGGAGGCGCAGTCACGTGGCGGCGCGGTACCGCCCCGGGTCGCCATGGTAACGGCGGGCGGTtgggcggcggcgcggcccggcccgggggggtGAGtaccggggggaggggggggggcagacCCCCGGGAGGGGAGGGacccgctgcagcccccccccggtAGCAACCGGGCTCCGGTTCCACCGGGAGCGGCCCCATCCCGGCCTCCGTCCCCCGGTCCGGGCCGGGGGGCGCCCGCCGGGCCTCCCCCTGCGGTCCCTGGGCCTTaccggcggggcccggccgcccTGCGGCCTGCTGGGcccggggagcagcgggggTGGGAGCCGGGGGCCCGGTGGGGCCGGTGCCCCGGGGACCCCCGGGGAAAGCGGCCCGGAGGAGGGCTGGGGCCGTTCCCCTCGCTCCCGGCGGTGCCCGCTCAGCCCTGCCCGTGCGGCACCGGGACGGCGCGGCTGGCTCCTGGCGGCTGGCCCGGAGCCGTGGGGGAAGAAGTAACGGCCGACCGCCCCGTTACGGCGTCATCGAGGGGTTTCCCCTCGGCTTTCGGCAGCTGCCGCCCCGCGGGCAGCGGGACTGGGGGTCTGCTTGGCTGCCCGGCTGCGGCCCCCATCCTCTGCGCTGGGGAAGCGCTGCCCGCGGCCGCTCCGGGCCCCCCGGCCGTGCCCGGGGCCCTTCCCGGCCCGGCAGGGAGCGCGGTGCCGGGAGGGCGCCGGCAGCGCCAAGCGCCGCGGTCACACGGAACGCGCCCGTGGGGAATGCCCGTGGGGAATGCCCGTGGGGAATGCCCGCCTGGACGCGTCGTGTCCCCGGCACCGCGGTGGCTTTGGCTGCCACGCCAGCCTGGCCGGGCACCGTGCCTGGCGTTTCCTGGGCTCCCCCGGTGTAACAAGTCTGGGCTTATTTGGTGgcttctccccagctgctgcccacgcTTCCGACgcgggctgctctgctcccgaGACCACTCAGAGGAGATGGGGCGGGTTTGCTACGCGTGCATGTTGGCAGTTGGCTTTTTGGCCGGGAATGTTCTTCTTTGTACACTGAAGGATTGACCTGGAAGCTTTTTCTTCCGGTTCCAGATATGTTTCAGAGAAACAGTATCGAGAAAAGAGGTTGGATAAAGAATTGGAGTGTTTTAAGCTAATTGCGCAGTTCTTGTTGCCTTGTTCTGCATGGACGTTTTGCACCTGCACCGCTCACCGTGCGTTGTCCACCTTCATTTTGTTTCCGTGCCTGAGACAGAGTGGGGACAGGCTGGCTGAGGCCAGACCGATCCGTGCTGACCGCCTGCCAGTTCCTGCTCTGTCGGCCAAACCCCCCGGGTCTGGCTCCCCAGCTGGGAAGCTGGATGAAGAATGCTGTGCCTTGCTCTGCTGGGATCTGCACCAAGGTGCTTTGGTCTTGTTTAAACAGTCGGAGCTGCGAACACCCCGTGCTTTATCTGCTTATTTTGAACCCAGAGTCATTTCCCTACCCAGGCTGCCAGCGTGGCATAGCTGAGAGGGTGAGGGAGCACGATTCAGGGCAGGAGCGAGGGCAGGGGCTTCCCTGCTCCTCTGAGGACATACAGAGCTGCGTGCTCCGCTGCCACCGAGCCCCCGTCGGCGGCCCGGGGGCCGtcaggaggagagctggaggAAAGCCCGCCCACACCTACGGAGACCACTAGAAGGGCCCGGGGAGATTCTCACCCAGCTGGGGGGGCGAGGACAGCGTTGCTGCCTGTCACGGCCTCCACTCCGTGCTCCGGTCCTTCTGGCCTTTGGCGTGGTCGCCGTGCTGTGACGGCGCGGGCAGCCCGAGGCAGGCACCGGCTGAGGCCAGCCCTTTATTTTGGCCGTCCCTCCGTGCCGGGGCCGCAGCTTTTCTGCCTCATCGCGCTGGAGTCCCTGACCTCAGCTGGCACCGCGCTGACGTCCTGAGGGCGGCGAGAAACGCGCCGAGTCCCCCGGGACCCCAGCGCCCGAGCCTCCGTCGCTCAGCCGCGGGGAGCAGCCGCTCGCTCGCCTCCCGCGGTGAGGCCGTGGCGGGTCCCAGCTCCCCACGTTGGAACCAAAGGGTGGCCCTGGGGAGCGGTGCGCTTCTCGCAGCTTTTCTGTCCGGCGTGGAGCTCAAAGCCACGGCCCCGGCATAAACGGCGGGCACAGCGGAATccctggctgcagggggaaTTTGCCAACGCTCCCTCGTGCTCGTGGTTTCTCACTGGTCTTTTTTCGACCCGAGCGGCCAAACACAAACCTGGCGTTTTACAGCCTGCGCAGACCAGGGGGGAGGTTGCTCGTCATCGTCCCGTGCCGCTGGTTTTGTGCCCAGAGCGTGTTTCCTTGGGCCAGTTGTTAGCCCCAGCAGTGACCGAGCTGTCACTGTGCCGCCTTGTCCTCGCCGCCTGCTTTTCCTGGGTCCTCTGCTCCTCCGCTGGAGCCGCCGGGTGGCCCTGTGCTGCTTTGTCTCGGCTGTCGCTGTGTGACCCGCGTGGGACCGAGGCTGCCCGTTTCCTGGAGCTGAGGGCGGTTTCCGTGCTGCTGGAGTTTGCGTCTCGTTGCCCCGTGTGTGAGCGGCTTAGGCACGCTCGGTAAATGGGTTTGGGATTAACGCGTTTGGCTTTGTTGGAAGCTTTTTAACTTTTGGAAGGGGAACGAGTCCTTATTTTGAGCCCGGTGGTTTTAAAACCTGTTTGTATCGCCTCGATGTTAACTCTCTTGTTCAGGCATTAACCAGAAGCCCCAGAGCTTCGGGGGAGGGACGTGGCGTGAACTCAGAGCTCCCTTAGAAACAAGTCTTACCTTTTCTGATGGTAAAGAACAGGCTGAAGCTCTGCCCTGCAACGGCGTAGAAAATCGCAGCGAATCACGGCTGTCTgacttcttcttttcttcccctcctgtgACTTGTGGATGCGCGAGGCTGACAGCCCGTTACCAGGTCAGCTTGCAGCTCATACATTTGCACGCTCCCGTTATTTTAAGCATCTCACCGCAGCCGGGTTTAAAATAACCTCCCCGGTTGGACTCACGTGGCGGGGGCTCGGTTTGTGCACCCGGGCTCTCGCGGTCCCCTAATTTCAGGTTGTGCAGCGGGGGGGGTCGGGCTGGGAGAGGCTCCCTGATACCCCCGACGCTCGGTGGAGCACCCTGGGGTTGGGGCGCGCGGTGGCCCCACGAGGTGACGTTCGTCAGGGCTGTGGCCGTGCGCCGGCTGACGTCCCAGAGCCGGCTGCGCGATAAGAAAAGGTGCTCGCTGTGAGCAGGTGCAGCTGGGCGCTCGCGAACGGCCACAGCCTTGGCCTTGTGCCTGTTGTGTGGCGATCAGCCCAAGCCCAAATCCATTAATTACTAGTAACGATGTTTGGGTTTGACTCCCAGCCCTGCCGATTCGCCCTGGGAGCGGAGCTGGGCTTTTCCCAGCTCGTGTTTCTACAAGAAAATCTCTGAGCATCGGTGTAGCGCTGTCGCCGGAGGGTTGGGCTGCCAGAAGCAGCCTGCACCGAGCTGGCACCGTCCTCCCGGCCAGGCCCCTGGCGGAGGCACGGGCGAGCTAAACAAGAGGAGAAAGCTCCCTGACCCGCCTCCCGCGGGGATTTACCTGGCACGTGAGGGTGCCCGCGGCTCCTCCTGGGGGCTCAGCAGGTGCTCCAAGGCGCCCTTTCAGCTTGTCACGCGGTCCCCGGGGACGCAGAGGCATCTTTTGGAGGCCGGGTGGCGGGAGGTGAAGGGCGCCTCGCGCCGTGCCACCTCCTGTCCCCGGCTGGCAGGGCGCGGGGCCGTGGCGCAGGCAGCTCGGGGCTTGGCAGCTCCTCCTCGCGCTGCCTCCCCCGGGGTTTTGCCGTCAGGTGGGTAACAGAGCTCGGGGTTCGCCTGGCTCAGCGGGGTGCCTCGGAGCAAGGAAGCAAATTCGGAAGGCGTCCCAGAAAGGAGGGGTGCTTGGGAGAGACTCGGTGCCCCGTCAGAGGGGTTTTGTCCCGGGACCCGCTGAGGTGCCGCCCTGTGCGGTTGCTGCATctcctttttctgcagctgctgcttctgctgcgCCCACCTGGCCCTGCACcttgtgcagctctgcagcgAAACCCCTCCGGAGAGGGGGACGCTGGGCACGTGTCCCCTCTGCTGTTGTGGGGATGGGGACTGCTGgcggggccgtgctggggcAGGACCTCCGgcttgctgcagggcagggctgtgcctggcGTAACGTCTCCCACCGCTGGCTGCCCGACCCGGGCCCCCTGTGACAGCTCTATCAGGACAAAGCACTCGGAGCTTTGTGGCGGGATAAGGCAGGCGTAGCTGTAAAGCCTGCTGGAGATGAGGCACAGGTGGCTTTGCAAGGTCACGCACGGCCGAGCTGCCGGCACGTGTGGCAGCCCCGCGGTGAGAGTCCCCGTGGGCAGGGACCCCGGGGCGCTTCCCTTAACCTCCGCGTTTGAGTTTTAGCTTTCCGCGCCTGTTTCTGCTGCCGTGCCGGGGTCGCTGTGCGGCTCCAGTGCGCTTGTGGTCCGGGCACAACGGAGCGGGTTGGTGTGGGCGCCGAGCGCTTGTTTACCCGGGGAAACTCGAGCCGGGCAGGTGGCGGCATCCGAGCCGCAGGCTCTGCGCTTTGTGCTAATCGCTGCGAATGTCACAGCACGGCCGGGGTTCTTGCCCGGCTGTCTGTCGGGTGACGTGATACGGCTCGGTTTTGCAGGGCGCGTGGCCGTCCTGACCCCGGGGCCGGCCGCGGAGAGGTGAGGCTACCCCTAGCCTGGCACCGGGGGTGCCCCGCGGGAGAAGCGAGGTGGCCGGGTGGCGCTGAGCAGGGCGGGAGGACACATGGGAGGACACGCAGCTCGCCAGCAGCCCTGCGAGCTGAGCCCTTCCGTAcctcctggcagggcagcagctccccgtgAGGACGTAGGGGCCTTTCCACCTTGCACAGCATCTGGCTGGGGGCTTGCTGGCCCCATGGGTCCTTGTGCTGGAGCTCAGGGGCCTGACGCACAGCTCGAGGGGGTCTGCGAGGGCTGCAGCTTGCTCTGACCGAGCCCCGCGGTGCGGCTGAGCTGCTTTCGTGGtgctccagagcagggctggggtctGGCAGCTgcacttcagctgctgcagcccacgcTTGATTTTCAGGTGACAAAGGAGGTGTGCGTATCACAAGGAAATTAAGGGGGGTGGTTAATGCTCTGCTTACccttctttttatcctttttttttctttaaaccctCAGGCTTGTGCGCGCTGGAAGGCTGGCTGCAGAGAAAGGCAGTAGCTCAGCCTGCTCAGGATACAATTCCTTATCTCAGCGTGCCCTCCAGGCACGTGCTAAAGCAAGCCGCATACCTGGCGCCcagcttttctcttccccttctccccaggCAAAAGGATCACGCAGGTGTGGTGGAACACCTTCAGCAGGCTGTAGGACATGTGCGCAGGTCTGTggtctgccagctgctgcttgaagaggcttctgcagggctgagaTTAAGGGCGATGCACGTGGGTGGTGCCGCCAGGCTGTGCTACGCACCAAAGGGCTGACGCTAGAACAGCCCCGTGCTTTTTGCTGCCTCCTTGTTCCCGAGCTTTTCAGGATGCCCTTGGTTCTTGCTGAGCTGTTCCGTAGCGCTACAAAAGCGACGAGTTTGTTCCTTCGAGAAGCAAGGGAGATTCTCACCCAGCTGTGTGACCTTGGGAGCTGAAGCTGTAAGGGAAcgggaagggaaaaaaacaaagaaagaaagaaacatgtaGGGGCTTTCTGTGGAGGCCAGAGAGGTGGCACAGTGGGATTTGGCGGTGCAGAGCCATGCGGATGGGCCCTGGCCGTCGTGCCAGCCCTGAGGCAGGCAGTGAGCTGTCTCGCCTTGCAGCCAGGCTTGCTGTGGCAGCCAGGGAAGCCTTTGTGTTTGCAAAGTCAAAGCTTTTGTGTGCACAGGACTTTTCCCAGGGCCTTTTGTAAGTCGCTCTTGTTTGGTTTCCCGTGAGTTGCCAGCTTTCTTTGATGCAGCCCAGTCCCAGGAGCAGCCACTGATGCAGCCCAGCCCTCCTcgcagccccctgctcctcctggggccGGCCGCTGGGCTCACCGTGCCTTTTGTGCTGTCTTCTCTCTTCAGGCCAGCAAGAATGCTGCTGTAGATGACCGTCTCGCTCTCGCCCCACGTGCTATGGCTGTACATGGCCTCTGCAGGGCCGGAACGCTGTAACCCGGGCCCCAAACAGAAGAGCTTCGGCACCCCTCCAGCAGAGCGAGCGCAGCCGCGCCAGGCCTGGCGCAGCACTCCTCAGCAGGCGAAACCCATCTGGGCTTTGGAGGGGCAGCACGGCAGTGCTTCCCGGGAGCGCAGCCCGCCGCCCTCGGGGATCCCTTTGCAGCAGTCCAGCTCCCCGTACCCGCCGTCGCCATGCCCCACGCGCCCTGCTGAACGCGCCCACCCCAGCCTGCCCCtggcccggccctgcccggaGCTGTGCGGGAGCGCGCTGCTCTACCGGCGCTCCTGCCTGAgaggcagctcctccagggTTCCTTTCCAAAGCCCCCAGGACCCCGGCTCTGCCACGGGAAGGGCGATGTCTTCCGTGCTGAtggagccctgcctgctgcctgtgctgcccgAGGAGCACAAGGGGTCTGGGGTCAAGGGCTCTGCCCTCAGCTCGGCTAGGCAGGCTGCCAGCTCCTACAGACCAGTGCTCAACACCAACCCCTTCCTACGGCCAGTCAGTGCTCAAGTGCCTTCGCTGCAGTCACCGGAGATCAAGAAGCTGAAGAACgctcccagctttcctgccGTCTCGTGGCCCTGCTCCAGGGATGATGGGGATTGCTTCCCCAGCACCCCTGTGGTGCAAAGCAGCGACCAGGAGCAAAGCTGCGTCCCCTCCCTGACCCTCGCGCCCAGCAGCGTGACCCTCAGGAGGGAGCGGTGCTCCTGGCCGCTGGGGGACACCGAGAGGAGAGCGCGCAGCTTCAGCGGGAAGGAGCCAGAGCTCAGCCCTAGAAAGCTGGCCGGACAGACCgccacctccagcagctttGGACGTGAAGTTAGAAGCCCCGGCAGGACGAATGCGGGCAGGGTGTCCAACGGGAACAGGTGGGGGCATCACATCGTAGCGCAGCTCAGCCCGAAGGAAACCATTGCTCCCCTGAACTTGGAGACGGGCAGCCGCCGCCTCGCCGGTACCTCGAGCCTTACGGGCACCCAGGGTGCCGTTGTGTGCACCAAGCGTGTCAGCCTTCATCTCCTGGCCTCCCGCGCTGCCTCTCCCGAGCGCGGCACCGGCTGCCGGCTCCTGAGCACGCCGAGCCTCTGTGGCAGGGAGCGGGCGGCGGAGCCTCAGCACCCGGCTGCCGTCTCCCAGGTGGCAGCTCAGATGTCCGCCATCAgactggaggaggaggagaaacgGCCCTGGGCTGCGCTCCCAGGGAAGCCTGAGTGAGtagggggagaggaggaaggctgtggtgagaggagctgggctggccTGCGTGTCGCTGCGTGTTGGGTACGCTGCGGGCACTGCTGGCGTGGCTGCAAGGGCACCCCTGGGTTGCACAAAACCCATCTGGGGGAGCCTTCCTTCCACCCCAGCTTTCAGAGGCTCGTGGGGTGgcatggagcagcaggtctgggTGACAGAAGGCCACAGATCCCTTCCCGATCCTTTGAAGGGATGTAGAGGCCTACAGCtaacagcagagctgccagtGGAGGTGTGTGGTCCCGCAGAGGCACCAAGACCTTCCTCCCTTTGGCCGGGAGAGCTCGGGGGGAGGCACgaccccagctgctggctgctgtggtgctgccaGCGTTCACCCTGCTGGGAGAGGGGGTCCTCGTGCCTCTTTCTTGGTGTTCCCTGGGGCCTCTCCCTCCTACTGGCTTGGGATTGTACATCAGCACTCGGGAGAGGAGAGCTGTCGCTCCTCTGGCTAAATATCTGTTGCTGCGTTGTGGCTCCTGGGCTTTTTGGAGCCAGAAAGCACGTGCTGCTCCGTCCAATGTGATGTCCTTTGTCCCAGTGTCGCTGCCGGGGAGTCGCTGCTGGAGCCAAGCCACCCCCAGGACGATGTGGAGGAAGAACTTCCCGATGGCCTGGATGAGAGCTGCGGCACAGACGAGGAAGAGGACAGTGAGTGCCCGTTCCCAAGGGAGCTGTGCCCCGAGCCTCAGCAGGGTGGGGAGTGCAGGGGCTGCCTGGAACGAGGTGTGAGCTCGGCATGaaggctgcagctgtgcccTGACTCACGTTCATGCTGTCACTTTAGGATGACCTGGAGATTGTGCTGAACCCAAATGTGATTTAGCAGCAAGGAGGAGCTGTGTGGGTTCCTCTGGGCAATG from Oxyura jamaicensis isolate SHBP4307 breed ruddy duck chromosome 7, BPBGC_Ojam_1.0, whole genome shotgun sequence encodes the following:
- the STK36 gene encoding serine/threonine-protein kinase 36 isoform X3; this translates as MERYRVLEAVGEGSFGRVYKGRRRHSAQVVALKFIPKVGRSEKELKNLQREIEIMRGLRHPNIIQMLDSFETDKEVVVVTDYAEGELFQILEDDGSLPEDQVQAIAAQLVSALYYLHSHRILHRDMKPQNILLGKDGIIKLCDFGFARAMSIHTMVLTSIKGTPLYMSPELVEEKPYDHTADLWSVGCILYELFVGTPPFYTSSIFQLVSLIVKDPVKWPEAISPVFKSFLQGLLMKDPRQRLSWPELLSHPFIAGRVTVIDDTEEHGISNPFTTKLSPELQALKEQQAHSLAPRSGQSRILRKARQKMAEEAQQKGQLKANTACAKDSAKGHTGHKPRAAPGKAALGEGEPPAASKEKNSGVLQGKSSVAQWQLEEPPPNPWEHIITQDYEQEFGRAGVPLHSGAGRAEPHGRRSIEAVDLESEELESDEEWQHLIEATEPSAMQLSTPLSLLRDPAFWHRVRARLADSVQQVLEGMLEGASHLRPVLRVVGNLLATRCDSELLEQFCRELNVPLSLLQLTKQILESGRTKQQPWCITVLTDLVTVTTVYFSSQCGLEESGQKDSLQAFQESANHFLALLLDLLAEPADSEMRLCQQSLLCFTLLCESLDAMCPSVSAPFYASLREERQPLLDRLLQGSISEHHALQGAAMEAKSARDQSQRVADLYAAALAAACSVPLARNSSREAKKQVARRVAEKLMEGENQQLGRLLGRLEHPGCSLNVLKILYAACHASPSLCQHLGRSQQVWGSLVQLSKGKVPMAEVARGVACEASLYLLALLTRQPQASPPRLEEVVSLAVDLLSQSPVASRVGAAAFLLMQLSQRGVDAVLRGEEVLPAVTNALTAPAELQLPPPMGAGLYDGLIFLLLKLLAQEDTAVEQGFAASELWSVVWHSVAAVLRVGSAGAAPEGDAPGADHPMAEPDWNLLSPQGTLLFLSLALFVFTRESHRCVPQLTRSHGVLMVTLRRLLSPGFLACLAQTQAGEDGDTELVPAVVIQACQLLCFPFALDVDGDTLALVTEAVRDSQLPAQLLQVCCHHLPLSDAELPVSLLCHLVVSDEQVIAQIVRVAAASEHILAFLTAVLFSDSLPLITDLLALLTHVARVSPEHLPFLQRILGGSDTSQQPLTRLLGHREHPIRAKTCSLLGNLLRHGHGFPQALQSQPGLLEGLLACLADRDEHVRRAASFAVGNAAYHPSSPARVLRRAVPGLTRLLRDPHAKTRRHAASALGNLCRRWAELGDLLVESETPRVLLDVACWDPQASVREGALVALRAGSQHPGVQQVLLSLGAGEKLAALAGSDSAGGSPCPSSARHRQKLVRLLAPLHGT